GGTGAACAGAAAAATCTTGCCCACGGTGTCCGCCGGAGGAAGACTCTTGATGACCATGATCCCACCAGCCTGGGCCAGTGCTTCAAGAATGAGCACGCCGGGCATGACTGGATAGGACGGGAAGTGACCCTGAAAGAAAGGTTCGTTGATGGATACGCACTTGATGGCGTGCACCGATTTCATGGGCTCGAAAGAGAGCACTCGATCGACCAGGAGGAAAGGATAGCGATGTGGAAGCAGATCCAGAATGTCACGGCTTACGATTTCGCCATTTTCAGGTTTGTTGATCATATCATTTCCCTTTGTTCGCAAGTTCTTCCCGGAGTGCGGCCAGTTCCTTTTCAAGTTTGCCGAGCCGCCGCTTCATGTCCGGTAGTTTGGGCATGATGGCCGAGGTCCGCAGGAATGATCCGTGGGACATGACCGG
This sequence is a window from Desulfomicrobium apsheronum. Protein-coding genes within it:
- the fabZ gene encoding 3-hydroxyacyl-ACP dehydratase FabZ: MNKPENGEIVSRDILDLLPHRYPFLLVDRVLSFEPMKSVHAIKCVSINEPFFQGHFPSYPVMPGVLILEALAQAGGIMVIKSLPPADTVGKIFLFTGMEKVRFRRPVFPGDQLHLHVTYERHKMSMWKTNGKAMVDGKVVAEGILTASVVPRED